In the Trinickia acidisoli genome, GACGACGGTGACGGGCGGGCTCATGGTCATTGCGGGTGTCGCCTACGTGGCTTGGCGCGGGCGGCGGTGATGGAGCGGAAGCCGGAGCTATTGGCCAATGGACCTGACGTCTGATATTTTTTTAAATGCATATTGAAAAATGATTGGCACTCCGAACTAACCCCACCTGTGGAATTGCGTTTTCGCGCCGTTAATCAGCGAGGAACCATTTGTTGACGACGTGCCGAGCGCAACGCCTAACCGGCGAGCATCGGCTTTGCCTGTGGGGGAAGAGTGGATCGTCTATCGCTAAGTAAGAAACTGGGATTGGCCTTGCTCGTGATGTGGCTCGGCCTGTTGTTCTTCGGCGGGTTCGCCGCGCTGCAAACGCGCGAGACGATGTTAGCGGGACGTAAGGCCGCGATCCGCAACATCGTGGAAGCCGGCGTGAGCGTGGTCGCGCAGTTTCAGCAAATGGCCGAGCGCCACGAAATCTCGGAGGACGAAGCCAAACACCGCGCGATGGCGCGGCTGGCCGCGATGCGCTATCCCGGCAACGGCTATCTGTTCATTACGAACGGAAACACCGTCGTGATCATGCATCCGGTGCTGCCCGCTCTGGTCAACAAAGACCAAAGCAACTACAAGGACGTCAACGGCAAGTACTTGTTCGTCGAAATGCTGAAGGTGGCAAGGGAAAATGGCTCAGGCTACGTCGACTACATGGCACGGCTGCCCGGCAAAACGACCGAAGTGCCGAAGATCTCCTATGTCAGACGCTTCGAGCCTTGGGATTGGTACGTCGCATCGGGCGTCTACATCGACGACATCAATGCGGCCTTTCGCGTGCGCCTGCTCGATTATCTGCTGACCATTCTCGTCATCGGCAGCATCAGCTCCATCGCGCTCGTCATGATCATCCGCAACGTCCAGCGCAGTCTGGGCGGCGAGCCCGCTTACGCGGCTTCCGTTGCCGAAACGATCGCCGACGGCGATCTGACGCAGGACGTCATCGTGCGCGAGGGCGATCGCGGCAGCATGGTGCTCGCGATGCAGCGCATGCAGCATCGGCTGGCGGAGACGATGCATCGCATTCGCGGCGGCACGGATACGATCAAGGACGCCGCGCAGCAGATCGCGGCCGGCAATCTCGATTTGTCTTCCCGCACCGAAGAGCAAGCCGCATCGCTCGGCGAAACGGCGGCGAGCATGGAGCAGTTGACGGCGACGGTCAAGCAGAATGCCGACAACGCGCGTCAAGCCAATCAGATGGCGGCCGATACGTCTCGCATCGCGGGCGAAGGCGGGGAGGCGGTGCAGCAGGTCGTAGCGACGATGCAGAACATCGCGGCGAGCTCGACGCGCGTCGTCGACATCATCTCGGTCATCGAAGGCATTGCGTTCCAGACGAACATCCTCGCGCTGAACGCGGCGGTCGAGGCCGCGCGCGCGGGCGAGCAAGGCCGCGGTTTCGCGGTCGTCGCAGGCGAAGTGCGCAACCTCGCGCGCCGCAGCTCCGAAGCGGCCAAGGAGATCAAGGGGCTCATCGAGGAATCGGTCGGCAGCGTCGCGAGCGGCAAGACGCTCGTGGAGAGCGCGGGCAGCAAGATGCAGTCGCTCGTGCATTCGGTCAAGCGGGTGACCGACATCATCAGCGAAATCTCGGCGGCATCTGAAGAACAGAGCCGCGGCATCGAGCAAGTGAACATCGCCATCGCACAGATGGACCAGACGACGCAGCAGAACGCGGCGATGGTCGAAGAAGCGGCCGGAGCCGCTCAGTCGATGCAGGAGCAGGCGCGTTTGCTCGCGGACGTGGTCAGCACGTTCCGCGTGCAAGGCGTCACGCGCTGACCTAAGGCGCGCTGACCGAAGTCAACCCAAGTCGAGCGCGCCCGTCAAGTCGCCGGGCGGCGCCTCGCCGCGCTCGGCGAACGCGCGATTGCGCGCCGCCACGCCATCGAGCGGATCGAGGCCGTGGACGCGATCGATGAAGCGCAGGATCGAATTCGTGTCGTAGAACGTGTGATCGACGAAGCCCTTCTTCGCGAACGGTGCGATCACGAGTGCGGGAATGCGCGAGCCAGGGCCCCAGCGATCGCCTTTCGGCGGCGCGACGGGGTCCCACCATCCGCCGTTTTCATCGTGGGTCATGATGATTACGGTGTCGGCCCATTGCGGCCCGTTGCGAATGCGATCGATGACGTGCGCGATATGCCGGTCGCCCGATTCGATGTCGGCGTAACCGGCATGCATGTTCAAGTTGCCCTGAGGCTTGTAGAACGCGACGGCGGGCAAGCGGCCCGCGTCGATATCGGCAACGAAGCGGTTCGTCGAGGCATCGTTGCCGAGTCCCGCATCGCGCAGATGCCGCTCGCGCGCAGGCGTACCGGGCGCGAATTGAGCGAAGTAATTGAACGGCTGGTGGTGATATTGAAAATCGGGCGTCATGCCGGTGTCGCGGTGCTCGAGCGCGTATTGCCAGGCGCCGCTGTACCACGCCCAATCGACGCCTTTCGCCGATAGGCGGTCGCCGATGGTGGCGTAGCTTTGCGGCGGCATGACGCGTGGATTCGCTGGGTCGGCGAAAGCGCGATTACCACCCGGCGCCGGTGCGACGTAGCTCGGCTGATAGGGCGGCGCCATCGTGTTGACGGCGTATCCGTCCGGCGTGAATAAGCCGTCTCGCACGAATTTGGGCGGCCCGTCGAGGGCGGATCGCTTGCTCTCGGGCGCGAGCTCGAGCCGCGTGCCGAGCGGGTCGTCGCCTTCGAGCACGGAAACCAAATGCTTGGCGGGGCTCGTTTCGATGTTCGGATAGAACGGCGCCTGCGCGGCAATCAAGAAGATGTGATTGAGCCAGGAGCCGCCGAATGCGGCCATGAAGAAGTTGTCGCACAGTGTGTATTGCTGCGCGAGATTCCAAAGCTTCAGCGTGTGTGCCGAATTGCGGTAATGGCCCATTACGAGGCCGCCCGAATCGGCCCAGGCGGCGAACTGATCGTTGCGCCCGCCGTTGATCTGCATTTGATTCTGATAGAAGCGGTGCCACAAGTCGCGCGTGATGACGGCGTTGGGCAGCGGCTTGCCTCGCGCATCGGCCACGACGAACGGCCGATTCGGCAAGTGCGTAATGTCTTCTTGGCCGATCATGTAGCGCGTCATGCCGATTTGCTGCGCTTGCGGCACGAGGCCGCCCCAGATCTTCGGCAGATGCGGCAGCGGCGTCGTGCCGTCGCGATCGAGCTGCAAAGACGCGGCGGCGACAGCGCTGTCGATCGGCGCACGCACGCCGGGAAAATGGCCGTAGAGGTTTGCGAAGCTGCGATTCTCCGCATAGATGACGACGATATGGCGCACGCGCGCGTGCAAGGCAGCGTCGATTTTCTCGTCGGCCGCCGTTCGCGCGATCGTGCCGCCGCGTTGCGCCGAGTTTCCCGCCGTGGTGCATGCGGGAAGGGCAAGCCCGATCCCTACCGCGGCGAGGCCACCGAGCAGGCGGCGGCGTTCAGGACTTTGCGGCCGATCGGCATCGTTCGATTCCGGCTCCACGTGTTGCGGCACATTCGGCGTTTCGTCTTGCATCGGCTTTTCTCCGTCTCTGGTTGCGCGTGCGCGCGTCGGCCCATCGGGATAGATGCGCGTTGGTTGCCGCCGCGGTGCGCGGCCCTCATCGATACGGGTGATAGGGCGACATGTTAGCGCGACGCCGCGACGATTCGGCTTTTACGGGCTGCTATCGGATTGCATGGATTGCATGGCTTGCCGACCGCCGCATCCGCGTTATCCTTCCTGACTTCCCACTATCGCCAGGACCTTTATCGTGCCTCGATACGTTGCCTTTCTCCGCGGTGTCAGTCCGATGAATGCAAAGATGCCCGAATTGAAGCTCGCATTCGAAGAGGCGGGATTCGACGAGGTCAAAACGGTGTTGTCGAGCGGGAATGTCGTGTTCCGATCGCGAACGACATCAGGCGCTGCGATCGAACGCAAGGCGGAAGCCGCGATGCAGGCTCGGCTCGGGCGTACGTTTCTGACGATCGTGCGCGATACCGATCATCTGCAAGCCATGCTCGATGCCGATCCTTACGCGCCATTTGACCTGCCCGCCGGCGCAAAACGCATCGTCACGTTTTTCCGCGAGGCAGCCGAGCACGCGGTATTGCTGCCGCTCGCGTTGGACGACGTCACCGTCTTTTCGATCGACGAGCGCCATGCATTCGCAGCGTATGTGCCGAGCCCCGCGACGCCTGCGTCGCTGACCTTGATCGAAAAGACGTTCAGCAAGAGCGTCACGACGCGAACCTGGGACACCGTGCGCAAGTGCGTGGCCGCTTCGATGGGGACGAAACTCACCGGCAAGCGGTAGGTGATGGGCGGTGGGCGGTCGGCATGTGCGTGCAATGCCGATAAGGATGCCTTAAGCAAAGCTGCCGATAATGCGGCGCATTCGCAGAACTCTACTTAGGAGAACGCAGAATGACCGTACGCAGTTCCCTGGCCGTGCATCGAGAACGAGAGACATGGCTCAGTAAAGTGCCGGAAGCGGCCGCTGTTTTTTGGCTCATCAAGATTTTGGCGACGACCGTCGGCGAAACAGGCGGCGATGCGCTTTCAATGACCTTGCAGCTCGGCTATGCCGTCGCGACGCTGATCTTTTTAGCCTTCTTCATCGTGACGCTCGCGATTCAAGTTCGCTCGCGCAGCTATCATCCGGCGGCCTATTGGGCTGTCGTCGTTGCAACGACGACCGTCGGCACGACGACGTCGGACTTTCTCGACCGCACGGTCGGCCTCGGTTACGTCCTATCGTCGGCACTGCTGTTGCTTGCCGTGTTGATCGTGCTCGCGCTGTGGCGTGCCGTTGCGGGCCGTATCGAATACGACCGCATCGTCAAGCCGCGCGACGAGGTGTTCTATTGGGTCACGATCCTCGTGTCGAACACGCTCGGCACCGCGCTCGGCGATTTCGCGGCCGATAGCGCGGGGCTCGGCTTCGAGCGCGGCGCGCTCGTGTTTGCGGGCCTGCTCCTCATCGTTGCGCTCGTGTGGCGTCTCTCGCGCCGCGTTCCGGTGGGTGTGCTGTTTTGGGCAGCGTATGTACTGACGCGTCCGCTCGGCGCGACGCTCGGCGATACGCTGACCAAGCCGATCGCGCAAGGCGGGCTGAATTTGAACCGCATCGCCGCCTCGCTCGCGATCCTCGCCGTCATGGCTGCGGTGATCGTGCTTCAGCATGTTCGGCGCGACGACGTGCGGCGCGCGGCGGTGTCGGCGCCCGAGTGATTCTGGCGCGGCGATCAAGCGGCGTGCCTGCCGGCATTACCGCTTGCCGCTCTTCGGGCGAGCGGTTTTCGTAGACACCGCCACGTTCGGCTTTGTTGTCGTTTTCGCTTTTGCCGGTGCTTGCTTGCGTGTCGCGCGCGGTTTCGCCGGCGACGGCGCGGCCGCTTTCGTCTTCTTGGCCGCTGCCGCCGTACTACGGGCCTTCGGTGCGCGCGCGAGGGGCACGAATTGCGCGTGGTCGTCGTCGAACAGTTGCAACGTGCCGACGACGATGAGCTCGGCCGGCCCCGGTCCGAGATTGACGACGCGGTGCCGATGCTCTGCATTGAAATGCAGCGAATCGCCCGCCGTCAGTTCGTAGTCTTTTTTGCGCAGCGTATAGCGCACCTTGCCGGACAGCACATAGACGAATTCGTCGCCTCCATGCGCGACCCATTCGGAGCTGTAGCCTTCCAGCATTTGCACTTTGACGGCGTTGAGCAGACTGCCGTCGAACGTCGTCGAAAGCCGCTCGTAGCGCTGCCGCATCGGGCCGACCCGGTACGATTCGCGTCGCCCTTCGCGCGAATCGGGCTGTGCTTGACGAGGATGTTCGAGCAGCGTGCCGAGCGGCACGTTCAGCGCTTTCGCGACGTTGACGAGCGACGAGATGGAAATGCCGGTCAGGTTGCGCTCGACCTGCGATAAGAATCCCACCGACAAGCTCGATGCCGTTGCCACTTCGAGCAGCGTCATCTTCGATTCCCGGCGCAGCCCTCTTATGCGTTGGCCGATGTGGGTGATATCCGAATCCATGAATCCTCTAGACGGAGCGTGCCGAAAACGCCGGCGGTTCGGCGTGCTTGGACATGCTGCGGCCGGCACACCGCT is a window encoding:
- a CDS encoding methyl-accepting chemotaxis protein, translated to MDRLSLSKKLGLALLVMWLGLLFFGGFAALQTRETMLAGRKAAIRNIVEAGVSVVAQFQQMAERHEISEDEAKHRAMARLAAMRYPGNGYLFITNGNTVVIMHPVLPALVNKDQSNYKDVNGKYLFVEMLKVARENGSGYVDYMARLPGKTTEVPKISYVRRFEPWDWYVASGVYIDDINAAFRVRLLDYLLTILVIGSISSIALVMIIRNVQRSLGGEPAYAASVAETIADGDLTQDVIVREGDRGSMVLAMQRMQHRLAETMHRIRGGTDTIKDAAQQIAAGNLDLSSRTEEQAASLGETAASMEQLTATVKQNADNARQANQMAADTSRIAGEGGEAVQQVVATMQNIAASSTRVVDIISVIEGIAFQTNILALNAAVEAARAGEQGRGFAVVAGEVRNLARRSSEAAKEIKGLIEESVGSVASGKTLVESAGSKMQSLVHSVKRVTDIISEISAASEEQSRGIEQVNIAIAQMDQTTQQNAAMVEEAAGAAQSMQEQARLLADVVSTFRVQGVTR
- a CDS encoding acid phosphatase, whose product is MQDETPNVPQHVEPESNDADRPQSPERRRLLGGLAAVGIGLALPACTTAGNSAQRGGTIARTAADEKIDAALHARVRHIVVIYAENRSFANLYGHFPGVRAPIDSAVAAASLQLDRDGTTPLPHLPKIWGGLVPQAQQIGMTRYMIGQEDITHLPNRPFVVADARGKPLPNAVITRDLWHRFYQNQMQINGGRNDQFAAWADSGGLVMGHYRNSAHTLKLWNLAQQYTLCDNFFMAAFGGSWLNHIFLIAAQAPFYPNIETSPAKHLVSVLEGDDPLGTRLELAPESKRSALDGPPKFVRDGLFTPDGYAVNTMAPPYQPSYVAPAPGGNRAFADPANPRVMPPQSYATIGDRLSAKGVDWAWYSGAWQYALEHRDTGMTPDFQYHHQPFNYFAQFAPGTPARERHLRDAGLGNDASTNRFVADIDAGRLPAVAFYKPQGNLNMHAGYADIESGDRHIAHVIDRIRNGPQWADTVIIMTHDENGGWWDPVAPPKGDRWGPGSRIPALVIAPFAKKGFVDHTFYDTNSILRFIDRVHGLDPLDGVAARNRAFAERGEAPPGDLTGALDLG
- a CDS encoding DUF1697 domain-containing protein codes for the protein MPRYVAFLRGVSPMNAKMPELKLAFEEAGFDEVKTVLSSGNVVFRSRTTSGAAIERKAEAAMQARLGRTFLTIVRDTDHLQAMLDADPYAPFDLPAGAKRIVTFFREAAEHAVLLPLALDDVTVFSIDERHAFAAYVPSPATPASLTLIEKTFSKSVTTRTWDTVRKCVAASMGTKLTGKR
- a CDS encoding COG4705 family protein, coding for MTVRSSLAVHRERETWLSKVPEAAAVFWLIKILATTVGETGGDALSMTLQLGYAVATLIFLAFFIVTLAIQVRSRSYHPAAYWAVVVATTTVGTTTSDFLDRTVGLGYVLSSALLLLAVLIVLALWRAVAGRIEYDRIVKPRDEVFYWVTILVSNTLGTALGDFAADSAGLGFERGALVFAGLLLIVALVWRLSRRVPVGVLFWAAYVLTRPLGATLGDTLTKPIAQGGLNLNRIAASLAILAVMAAVIVLQHVRRDDVRRAAVSAPE
- a CDS encoding helix-turn-helix domain-containing protein, translated to MDSDITHIGQRIRGLRRESKMTLLEVATASSLSVGFLSQVERNLTGISISSLVNVAKALNVPLGTLLEHPRQAQPDSREGRRESYRVGPMRQRYERLSTTFDGSLLNAVKVQMLEGYSSEWVAHGGDEFVYVLSGKVRYTLRKKDYELTAGDSLHFNAEHRHRVVNLGPGPAELIVVGTLQLFDDDHAQFVPLARAPKARSTAAAAKKTKAAAPSPAKPRATRKQAPAKAKTTTKPNVAVSTKTARPKSGKR